The Setaria viridis chromosome 2, Setaria_viridis_v4.0, whole genome shotgun sequence DNA window TTTGAAAAATGTCTGACTGTTCAAATTCTcatggatcttttttttttcatcaaacTGTCCCAAATATATAGAAGTATTTTTGATGCATGTGTACAGATGAACGCAACTAAACAGGTACCTCATCGTGATCGATGATGTATGGACCATACATGCATGGGAGGCAATTCAATTGAAGTTGCTAGAAGTACCGAACAATTGCGGCGGTCGAATCATCGTGACCACCCGGATAGAGACTGTCGCCGATGCATGCAGTTCTGCTAGTGTTACCGGACACTACATCTATCATATGAAAGCCCTTGAGTTCGAAGATGCCAAGAAGCTATTCCTCGTCAAAACATTTGGCAAGATGGATGCTGATTATCCTAAAGAGCTCAAGGTTGTAATGggcaaaattttaaaaaaatgtggCGGGATGCCATTGGCCATTGTTagtgttgctaacattttggcAGGGTACAGATCAACGGGAAGCAAAGAAAAGTGGGAAACAGTCTGCAAATTAATTGGATCGTCTCAGATGGAGAGCAACCCTACACTTGAAGGGATGAGGCATATAGTCGCACTGAGCTACAACCACTTGCCGCATGAGCTCAAGGAGTGCATGATGTATCTTAGCATCTTCCCCGAAGATTATGAGATCGACACGAAACGGCTCCTGAGCAGGTGGATTGCTGAAGGATTGATTCCGGAGAAGCGAGGCTGGACCCTTATGGAGGTTGCAGAATCCTGCTTGAATGAGCTACTGAGGAGGAACATGGTAGTGCCACGTATTGGGCATGATGGGAAGGTGGAGTCATGCCAGGTGCATGACGTGCTTCTTGAGGTAATGGTATCCAAGTCCCTGGAGTCTAACTTTGTTAGCCTGCTAGGAGGGCAGTATACAGGGATGTCATATGACAGGATCCGTCGCCTCTCCATCCAAGGGGACGATAGAAAGCCCGGCGGCAAGCAAGGACCTACCGACTCTGagccgaagaaaaagaagatgatGGGACGTCGTAACTCGAGGCATGCTCTCTATGGCATGGATGTGGTCCATGTTCGATCGTTGAGCATGTTTCAGGTCGGAGCAGGAAACAGTAATAAGCTGCTCGATCACCTAGACAAGTTCACCTTGCTGAGGGTACTCGACCTGGAAGATTGTGAGGGCCTAACAGATGATCATATGAAATATATTTGCAGGTTGTACCTTCTCAAGTTCTTGAGCTTGAAGGGTACAGGCATCAGCCAGGTGCCACCTCAAGTCGAGAAGATAGAGCATCTGCAGACATTTGATGTACAGGGCACCCAGCTTAAAGTGCTACCAAAGTCTGTGACCAACCTGGAGAAGCTCGAGCGTCTGCTGTTCTCCAGCAAGCATGGGTGGGAAGTTATGTGGAGGCTGCCCCAGGGGCTCAGCAAGATGAAGGGGCTACGTGAGCTGCACAATGCAATCCTCGAAAATGACATCGAGGTTGCCAAGGAGATAGGTAAACTAGAGCAACTTCAATATCTCACTCTCTACATCGACTCCTACAACATCGATAACACGGAGGTTCTCGAATGCTTTGCAAAATCCTTGAGTGATATGCACTCCCTTCGGTCTCTCAACATGGGAGACCTGGGTTGGACCAGCATTCTGAAGTTTCTTCATGAGCTCCCCACGCCGCCACGGCTTCTCCGGTACCTTCGGATGACCGGTGAAATTGGTGGGCGGCTGCCCCACTGGATAGGGTCACTCACATGCCTTATTGAGATTTCTATTTGCTGGGCACTGCTTTCTGGTGACGAGCCATTCGGCGTGCTATGTAAGCTGCCTAACCTGAAGAGCATCACTTTGGATGGGAAGTACTACACTGGCGAAACACTGATTGCCAGCACTGGACACAACTTTCCGGCACTCGTCGCGCTGGATATGGCCCCTACTCCATCTATCGCCCCATTTCCTAGAGTTTTCAAGATTGAGGCAGGAGCCATGCCAAAACTTGAGACCCTTAAATTTGGCTTCGATATCTATGAGAAGAGCATCGTGGGCATCGAGCATTTGACCAACCTGAGAGAGGTAGAGGTCACAACTAGCAAGAGCAACTCTTCAGCAAGCCGTGCTCTGGAGCAGCTGAAGGCCGAGCGTGCGAGCCGCCCAGAGTCCAAAGAGTTTCAAATTGCAGTGAAATATGACTGATCGGTTTCCACTGTCTTCGGTATGTTAAGCTTTATCGCCAAGTGTTTTTCCAAGGCTGCACAATTGCACGTGTTTCCTTTTCAGTGTATTTTCGAATTTCATCTTCATTCATCTATCACATTGTTGCATAAGGCCTGAGCCGTGCTGCGTTCACGACGAGGCCAAAGGTTTATTAGCTCGCCACGACGTGTGAACGCGTGGGATGGCACGAGTTGAACACGCCATGGCGAGAGGATCGGGCAACAGCCCATGTACCGCATGTTCCGTGTTTTTATATGTACCAAAGAAAATGCTGCGAGCCTTTTGTGTGCGGCA harbors:
- the LOC117842868 gene encoding disease resistance protein Pik-2; translation: MESAAQSLVGNVGQLLTEEYRLLSSVGGEVTELRDDLATMNALLRMQSEADEAAVDHFVREWMKQLRELAYDAEDSVSLYKLRVKCRHGDNMWFKLMHLVRTLIQRRRLAGEISAIRTRAITISERHARFGVNRDALRRSASFAPAVGVRTTPALPASNGQDHSRQFVDIGDQARTLAERLKEDEDSFKVFSVVGFGGVGKTTLTVEVCRQLQAEFPYQAMVPVSQAFEATRDLEKLLNSILQQVVKPQTDRVKEVLEEATVKIDDLGLYLSDKRYLIVIDDVWTIHAWEAIQLKLLEVPNNCGGRIIVTTRIETVADACSSASVTGHYIYHMKALEFEDAKKLFLVKTFGKMDADYPKELKVVMGKILKKCGGMPLAIVSVANILAGYRSTGSKEKWETVCKLIGSSQMESNPTLEGMRHIVALSYNHLPHELKECMMYLSIFPEDYEIDTKRLLSRWIAEGLIPEKRGWTLMEVAESCLNELLRRNMVVPRIGHDGKVESCQVHDVLLEVMVSKSLESNFVSLLGGQYTGMSYDRIRRLSIQGDDRKPGGKQGPTDSEPKKKKMMGRRNSRHALYGMDVVHVRSLSMFQVGAGNSNKLLDHLDKFTLLRVLDLEDCEGLTDDHMKYICRLYLLKFLSLKGTGISQVPPQVEKIEHLQTFDVQGTQLKVLPKSVTNLEKLERLLFSSKHGWEVMWRLPQGLSKMKGLRELHNAILENDIEVAKEIGKLEQLQYLTLYIDSYNIDNTEVLECFAKSLSDMHSLRSLNMGDLGWTSILKFLHELPTPPRLLRYLRMTGEIGGRLPHWIGSLTCLIEISICWALLSGDEPFGVLCKLPNLKSITLDGKYYTGETLIASTGHNFPALVALDMAPTPSIAPFPRVFKIEAGAMPKLETLKFGFDIYEKSIVGIEHLTNLREVEVTTSKSNSSASRALEQLKAERASRPESKEFQIAVKYD